A region of Salvelinus namaycush isolate Seneca chromosome 9, SaNama_1.0, whole genome shotgun sequence DNA encodes the following proteins:
- the LOC120053920 gene encoding membrane-bound transcription factor site-1 protease-like has product MGGEQKRTAWTMTLERICFSLLVALLCGRLPLVGTEGGDGTASTSTSSPNPDGNHSSNCSSLTVKLEFSTKVVEHEYIVAFNGYFTAKARSHFISSALKSSEALDWRIVPRKNPASDFPSDFEVVQIRQASHNSLLTLEDHPYIKRVTPQRKVFRTLNYTPDLPDPGAACNNDTRWTQKWQSWQSSRPLRRTSLSLAFGFWHATGRHSSRRLLRAIPRHVAQILQADVLWQMGYTGSGVKVAVFDTGLSEKHPHFKNVKERTNWTNEKTLDDGLGHGTFVAGVIASMRECQGFAPDSELHIFRVFTNNQVSYTSWFLDAFNYAILKKIDVLNLSIGGPDFMDHPFVDKVWELTANRVIMVSAIGNDGPLYGTLNNPADQMDVIGVGGIDFEDNIARFSSRGMTTWELPGGYGRVKPDIVTYGSGVRGSGMKEGCRSLSGTSVASPVVAGAVTLLVSTVLNRELVNPASMKQALIASARRLPGVNMFEQGHGKLDLIRAYQILNSYKPQASLSPSYIDLTECPYMWPYCSQPIYYGGMPTIVNVTILNGMGVTGRILDKPIWQPYLPQNGDHIDVAVSYSPVLWPWAGYLAVSISVAKKAASWEGIAQGHVMVTVASPAGNNSEVGGEMTSTVKLPVKVKIVPTPPRSKRVLWDQYHNLRYPPGYFPRDNLRMKNDPLDWNGDHIHTNFRDMYQHLRSMGYFVEVLGAPITCFDASQYGTFMMVDSEEEYFPEEITKLRRDIDKGLSLIVFSDWYNTSVMRKVKFYDENTRQWWMPDTGGANVPALNDLISVWGMAFSDGLYEGDFTMADHDMYYASGCSIAKFPEDGIVIAKTLKDQGLEVLKQETAVVEGVPILGMYQTPSEGGGRIALYGDSNCIDDSHRQKDCFWLLDALLQYTSYSMTPPSLIHSNSRVTPPTGTDRPLPERLEGNHLYRYSKVLEAHLGDPKPRPLPACPHLSWSKPQPLNETAPSNLWKHQKLLSIDMDKVVLPNVRNYRPQVRPLSPGESGAWDIPGGIMPGRYNQEVGQTIPMFAFLGAMVVLSFFVVQLTKSKNKPKRRKPRVKRPTYLQQQQQQQLAPTGKNPTV; this is encoded by the exons AGTACATTGTGGCGTTTAATGGCTACTTTACAGCCAAGGCACGCAGCCACTTCATCAGCAGTGCTCTGAAGAGCTCCGAGGCCCTGGACTGGCGCATTGTGCCCCGGAAGAACCCAGCCAGTGACTTCCCTAGTGACTTTGAGGTGGTGCAGATCCGCCAGGCCTCTCACAATAGCCTGCTCACCCTGGAGGACCACCCTTACATCAAGAGGGTCACGCCCCAGCGCAAGGTGTTCCGCACACTCAATTATACACCCGACT TGCCGGATCCTGGGGCAGCCTGCAACAACGACACCCGCTGGACCCAGAAGTGGCAGTCGTGGCAGTCGTCCCGTCCGCTGCGCCGGACCAGCCTGTCTCTGGCCTTCGGCTTCTGGCACGCCACAGGTCGCCACTCCAGCCGGAGGCTTCTGAGGGCCATTCCCCGACACGTGGCTCAGATATTGCAAGCAGATGTCCTCTGGCAGATGGGATACACAG GTTCTGGGGTGAAGGTGGCTGTTTTTGACACAGGACTCAGTGAGAAACATCcacattttaagaatgtgaaggaGAGAACCAACTGGACCAATGAAAAGACACTTGATGATG GGCTGGGTCATGGTACCTTCGTAGCAGGGGTCATTGCCAGCATGAGAGAGTGTCAGGGCTTTGCCCCAGACTCTGAGCTTCACATCTTCAGAGTGTTCACCAACAATCAGGTGTCATACACCTCTTGGTTCCTGGATGCCTTTAACTATGCCATTCTGAAGAAGATTGATGTCTTAAACCTCAGCATCGGCGGTCCAGACTTCATGGACCACCCCTTTGTTGATAAG GTTTGGGAGCTGACTGCTAACAGGGTTATCATGGTCTCTGCCATTGGGAACGATGGGCCACTGTATGG CACCCTCAACAACCCAGCGGATCAGATGGATGTGATTGGGGTCGGTGGGATCGATTTTGAGGACAACATTGCCAGGTTCTCCTCCCGGGGGATGACCACTTGG GAGCTGCCTGGGGGGTATGGCAGAGTGAAGCCTGACATCGTGACCTATGGCTCTGGGGTGAGGGGCTCGGGGATGAAGGAGGgctgtcgctctctctcaggGACTAGTGTAGCGTCACCTGTGGTGGCAGGAGCTGTGACCCTACTGGTGAG CACGGTCTTGAACAGAGAGCTGGTGAACCCAGCCAGTATGAAGCAGGCTCTGATCGCCTCAGCGCGGAGGCTCCCTGGAGTCAACATGTTTGAACAGGGCCACGGAAAACTGGACCTCATCAGAGCCTACCAGATCCTCAACAGCTACAAACCCCAGGCCAG TCTCAGTCCCAGCTACATCGACCTGACTGAGTGCCCCTACATGTGGCCCTACTGCTCCCAGCCCATCTACTACGGTGGCATGCCCACCATCGTCAACGTCACCATCCTCAATGGCATGGGCGTGACTGGCAGGATTTTGGACAAG CCCATCTGGCAGCCTTACCTACCGCAGAATGGTGACCACATTGATGTGGCAGTCTCCTATTCGCCAGTCCTCTGGCCCTGGGCTGGATACCTGGCCGTCTCCATCTCTGTCGCCAAGAAAGCTGCATCATGGGAAGGGATTGCCCAGGGTCATGTGATGGTAACCGTGGCCTCGCCTGCTGGGAATAAT TCTGAGGTGGGTGGGGAGATGACCTCTACGGTTAAACTGCCAGTCAAGGTGAAAATAGTCCCCACTCCTCCTCGTAGTAAGAGGGTTCTGTGGGACCAGTACCACAACCTGCGCTACCCGCCTGGCTATTTCCCTCGAGATAACTTGCGCATGAAGAATGACCCATTGGACTG GAATGGAGATCACATTCACACCAACTTCAGGGACATGTACCAGCACCTGAGGAGTATGGGTTATtttgtggaggtcctgggtgcACCCATCACCTGCTTTGATGCTAGTCAATATG GGACATTCATGATGGTGGACAGTGAAGAGGAGTACTTTCCAGAGGAGATAACCAAGCTGCGGAGAGACATTGATAAGGGACTGTCTCTCATTGTCTTCAGTGACTGGTACAACACCTCTGTCATGAGGAAAGTCAAGTTCTATGATGAAAACACCAG GCAATGGTGGATGCCAGACACAGGGGGTGCCAATGTGCCAGCTCTGAATGACCTGATCTCTGTATGGGGGATGGCCTTCAGTGATGGGCTCTATGAGGGAGACTTCACCATGGCAGACCACGACA TGTATTATGCATCAGGGTGCAGTATTGCGAAGTTTCCAGAGGATGGGATTGTGATTGCCAAGACCCTAAAGGATCAAG GGTTGGAGGTCTTGAAGCAGGAGACTGCGGTTGTGGAGGGCGTTCCCATACTGGGAATGTACCAAACACCATCTGAAGGGGGAGGTCGGATAGCCCTTTATGGAGACTCAAACTGTATAGATGACAGTCACAGGCAGAAAG ACTGCTTCTGGCTGCTGGATGCTCTTCTGCAGTACACCTCCTACAGCATGACTCCTCCCAGCCTCATCCACTCCAACAGCAGGGTGACTCCTCCCACTGGCACCGACCGTCCCTTGCCAGAGAGACTGGAGG GTAATCACCTATATCGCTACTCAAAGGTATTAGAAGCTCACTTGGGAGACCCAAAGCCCCGCCCACTCCCTGCCTGCCCTCACCTGTCATGGTCCAAGCCACAGCCACTCAACGAGACTGCACCCAG TAACCTATGGAAGCACCAGAAGCTGCTATCTATTGACATGGACAAAGTGGTGCTGCCTAACGTCAGAAACTATAGACCCCAGGTCCGGCCTTTGTCCCCTGGGGAGAGTGGAGCCTGGGATATCCCTGGAG gTATAATGCCAGGCCGCTACAACCAGGAAGTGGGCCAGACCATCCCCATGTTTGCCTTCCTGGGAGCCATGGTTGTGCTGTCCTTCTTTGTGGTGCAGCTCACCAAATCCAAGAACAAGCCCAAACGACGGAAACCAAGAGTCAAACGTCCAACGTACctccagcagcaacagcagcaacaactggCACCAACAGGCAAAAACCCTACAGTGTGA